The Teredinibacter sp. KSP-S5-2 genomic interval AATAGAGCGGGTCAGATCAGTATTGTTGCTGATAAATTTATCGAGTCGCATAGGAAGGGGGCAAGGCAGGGGCTATAAGCCCCTACGCTAGAGTTAAACCAGTTTCTTTTCGCCAGAGTCAACACTTTGGTAAATAAGCGTGTTGATGGTCATAGGGCCAACACCGCCGGGTACAGGGGTGAGCGCGCTGGCTTTATCAGCCAGGGGGCCAAGTTCAATGTCACCGACACCACCAGGGTGGTAGCCTGCGTCGACAACGACGGCTCCTTCTTTGATCCAGTCTGCCTTGATAAATTCAGGGCGTCCAACTGCACCAACCACAATATCTGCCTGGCGAATATAGTTGGCCAGGTCTTTAGTGCGTGAGTGACATATGGTTACTGTGGCGTTTGCGTTAAGCAGCATTGCGGCCATTGGTTTACCCAAAATAGGGCTGCGGCCAACTACTACAGCGTGCTTGCCTTCCAGTTCGATGTTGTAGGCCTCTAGCAGGCGCATGATGCCTTTAGGGGTAGCGCAGCCGTATGCTTCCTCGCCCATTGCCATTCGGCCAAAGCCGAGGCAGGTTACACCGTCTACGTCTTTGTCCAGTGCAATTGCATCAAAGCAAGCGCGCTCGTCTATCTGTGATGGGACGGGATGTTGCAACAGGATGCCGTGCACATTCGGATTATCGTTGAGCTCCTGTATTTTTTGCAGAAGCTCCTCTGTAGTGGTGCTTTCCGCTAACTCGACTTTTAGGGACTCCATACCAATGCGCTCACAGGCATTGCCTTTCATTTTTACATAGGTAGCCGATGCGGGGTCGCCTCCTACAAGAATGGTCGCGAGAATTGGGGTGCTGCCAGATTTTTCTTTAATCTTGGCTACACGTTGACTAAGTTCTTCTTCAGTTTTCTTTGCGAGAGCTTTGCCGTCGAGAATGAGCGCAGACATAGGCCGATATTCCTGATTACTAATGAGGTACTGGATAAATGGGGCGTTATTTTCCCATAGAGGAGGCATTTGGCCAAACAATTGAGGCAAAAATCGGCGATAGGTGTTAATAAAATGAGCAATAGGGGCTAAGCGTTTGAGCGTTAAGGATTTTATTAAAAATCTTATCGATTTTTCGTTGACGATCCCTTAGCTCGAAGGTATTATGCACGCCCTCGAAACGTGGTGCATACCACAGTTGTCGGAGTGTAGCGCAGCCTGGTAGCGCGTCTGCTTTGGGAGCAGAATGTCGGGGGTTCGAATCCCTCCACTCCGACCATTTTCGGGCCTGCATTTACGATGCGCCCGTAGCTCAGTTGGATAGAGCAACGGCCTTCTAAGCCGTGGGTCGCAGGTTCGAATCCTGCCGGGCGCGCCATCCTAGAAGGTTCCCAGAAGCGTAAAGTAAAGCTCACCTACAATGGTGACCGTAGCTCAGTTGGTAGAGCCCTGGATTGTGATTCCAGTTGTCGCCGGTTCGATCCCGGTCGGTCACCCCATTATTCCCTCCATACTTCTTTCTATACTCTTGTGTCGGTGTACACTTTTATCGTTTTCCAGAAAATGGCCTGGGCTGCATCTTTTGTGCCTTATGTCGCTTGGGAGGCTGGTCTGCTGATGTAACATCCTCTGATGTGCGTGTTCATAGTGTTATTAAGATAAAGAGAGGGATTTGTGCCGATTTTATTGATATCCATATTTATACAGGTATGTTTTATTGTTCATATCGTCAAAACAGGTAGAAGTACAACTTGGATATGGATTGTCTTAATGCTTCCTCTTGCAGGAGCTATTGCCTATGTTTTTCTTGAGGTTCTTCCGGATATTTCCAATTCCCGAGTGGGGCGAAACGCAAATAGAAAACTGCAGTCCGCCATAAACCCAAATAAAGACATTAAGCATGCGGCCAGCAACTACGCTTCTTCCGATACTGTAGAGACCTCTATGCGTTTAGCTGAGGCTTGTTTAGATAGAAAGATGTATGAAGAGGCTAAGAAGCTTTTTAAAAAGAGTTTGAGTGGGGCGTATTCAGACGATCCAAACTTGATGTTTGGTCTGGCTAAAGCAGAGTTTGGGCTTGGTAACTTTGAGCAGGTTAAACTGGTTCTGGATGAGCTTATAAAGAGCAATCCAGATTATAAGAATGCCGAAGCACATCTTCTTTATGCTAGGTCGTTAGAGAGGCTTGGTGAGGTAGATTCAGCGTTGCATGAATACGAAGTTTTATATACCTATTACCCCGGTCCGGATGCTGCGTTTTATTTTTCGATGTTTCTAAGGTGTCAGGGGCAGAGCGAAAGGGCGGATCAGCTTTTGCGCGAAATCCTAAGCAAGGCGGAGAATCGTCATTTTAGCAATAGGCACGCGGACATTATTCGTCAAGTAAAGAACGAGCTAAACGGAAAATAAATACGGGTTGAAAGATCAGGTTTCTTCTTGCTTGTGCTGGATCTTTCTTCCTAGGGTAGTGATTGATATCCCCAATAAGTCAGCCGCTTTTTGACGGTTTCCTTCGGTTCTTAGTAGGGTTTCGCGAATTATCTCAGCTTCCACCAGGCGGGTTATTTCTTTCATGTTGCCGGACGGGTTGGAGATCTGTTCTGCAAAGGATTTCATAAACTCTTTTTGCGGGGACTTCGGTAGCCAATACATGAATTTGTATTGATTTTCGCGAGTTTCGATATAAATGAGGAACCATAAACTGGCACATACAAATAATGAGAATATACCCGTTGCGTTAACTTTGATCCCAACAGCCATAAGAAGCACGATAGCAAGAATCGATACAATAATGGGGAGGCCGGCGACCAATAAGCTGAGCGACTTGCGTCGTAACAGCTGATCGTTATTTCGCTGCCATGAAAAGTATCCAATCAGAAAGCTTAGAACCAAAGGAAGCAACAGGCCTAGCTGAATAACCCAATAGCCTTTGCCTGGCTCGCGTGTTAGGGAGTAGCCGAGGCTTTTTACGCCGACTATGGCAAAGTCAGGCCAATATATTGAAACTGTAACTAGGGAGAATAGGGTTCCAACGATTCTTAATATCAGCTTGTTGAGGTAATTAGCGGTTTCCAATGTTAGAAGGAAGTAACCGTTGAAGGTCAGTACCAGAAGGAAATAGTAAGTCTTTAAAAAAGGTAGAGAGCCTGAGGTATTGTGAAGGTTGAAGAAAACCAAAATCTCTAGAATATTTGCACAGAAAAGACCCGTGAAGAAAGCCAGAAAAAAAGGGCTGGCTTTCTTCAAAAAGTTACCACTCTGAATTAGTATCAGCACCTTCAACGAGATAGCCAGGATACTAATTGCTGCAAATAAATATACAATAGACATCAGAATTGAAAAGCCGCTTGGCACATTGAAGCCCCACTTCCGGCCCCGAGTACCAATACTTTGTCTCCTTTTTTAGGTCGATCAAAACACATGTTTACAGCATGTGTAGCACTAGTCAAGTTCCCAAACAAATGATAGCTTCTGGATACTCTTTCTGACGCCAAATTCGTCAGTTTTATCATTTGTTTATGGGGTCTTTCGCCGACTTGATGGAAATAGGCGTGGTCTATTTCCTCAGATTTCCAGCCAATTTTTTTATAGGTTTCGCCAATCATTTCCTGATGGTTTTCCACCATAGCACCGCTGATTTCCTCCATTCGCATCTCAAAGTCAATGCCTTCTGGGGTATGCCTGTAATAGCAGAGATTACGGAACTTCCCGTCAGCCTTAAAATGAATATATTTACACCCCGTATCGTCAGTGGATTTACTGACAACAAAGGCACCGCCGCCATCTCCGACAGTGAAAGCCCCCAGGAGTTTACGGAAAAGCGACTTGTCATTGCTTTTCCGTAATTGCCTTATCGCGTCGATTGATAATTGGCTGGGTTTTTCTCCTGTGCAGATAAGAATGTTTTCCGCCATGCCCGAATTAATATAGGCATGAGCAACAGAATAACCAGATAGCATACCTATGCAGGCATTACTGACATCAAGGCAGGCTGCGTTCCATGCTCCCAGCTCTGCTTGTACTTCGTGAGCAGTAGAGGGCTCCGGCTTATCCCGGTCAATTCCGCAAAATAAAATGAGATCGATATCCAGCGGGTTAATTCTTGCGTCAATAATTGCATCTCTAGCTGCCTGGATAGCAAGATATCCGTAGGATTGATTTGGGTCGGAAAAGCGTCGTTGTTTTATACCGCTCGCTCGACTTAAAAAACTTTCGGATACGCCAAATTTTCTGGATTGGGCTTCGTGCATAAGTTCTTCTGTCGTCACAATGCTTTTTGGTAAAAACGCGCCAATTCCAGTGATTTTTGATCCACTACTTGTTTTCATTATGTTTTCTCCGAGGTTAATTAGTTGCGTAATACACACTCTAATTAACTGGCAGAAATGGCAGTAATGCAACGATACGGCGCCAAAAATTAGTAGCAGACTTTAGTCGAACTTATCATTTGCCAAATGTATGCGTATTTGTTGTGTGTTTGTTGCAGAGAGGTTGGTTGACGGAATAGCGTAATGTGGTTCTTGAGAGGAGGTGTGTGTGAACGAAGCTTCTTGACGGCAATCTACTTTTGACTATTCTCCTGATTCCATTTTGATAAAGCGTCAACAGGGTTCAAGCGGTTTGTCGCGGTTCTTCCGCAACAGTTAGGTGTGGGGCAGATTAGCTTATATAACTGCTCACCGCTTGTATCGCTCAAGGAAAGATCTAGGAATGGGGGTTTGCCACAGCCAAGGCAGTTCGCAATATGGAGTTTTTTTTCGTTCGCCGTCATAGTTGTGCTCTATTATAGTGCATCCGAATAAGAGCGCATTATGAAGTAGTCTGACATCCATATCTACGACTGATTGAGGATTATTTCTTACGCGGTATCACTGCTGTCCAGCGTTACAATATTAATTAAGTCAATTTCAATTAGCCAATCGGATAAGTTTGCATCTTCCCCGAGTATCATGCGCTTAGCTTGTTTTAAGCTGTTTAATGTTCCGAGAGGTTTGGTGACGCAAATTTCTCGATACACCTTTTCCACAATCATTCCGCTTGCTGTTTCTCTTCGGAGTTCGCACCGATACCAATATGCTCTTTGTTTATATAACACTGGGTGTTCCTTTGTTGTCCTTTACCTCTGGGCAAGATTTGAGCGCATAAGTAGTATAAATCAAATAATAGAATAGTCAGTTATTGCGTGCTGTAAAGGAGTGGCTTCGTTTCTAATCCACCTCCATTCTAATAGATTTATTTTCTAAGCATTTATCTTTTTTCTACAAGATTCTTTATTTCGATTTGTTAGAAGACAAAAGGAATCGTTTGATGACTGGTTTTTTTATTCGTTAGATATTGCAACGGAGTTGTATGTTGGAAGTTGTATTTAGGTCGTGTGGAATCAATCGTGGTTGCATTCCGAGAGCGAGGCAACCACGATTTGCATTTTAAAGGATACGAGAATATTTGGGTTGGCTAGTGGTTGTAGTGTTATCGATATAGGCGTCAAAAGTCATGCATATGTGTCTGATCAACAGTCTGCCTGATAACTCGACTCGAATTCCGTTTTTATCCAAAATTAGCAATCCATCCTCCTCAAGAGATTTCAGGGCAGTTAACTCTGACTGAAAATATTCTGCGAACTGGATATTGAAATGGGTTTCAACTTTTTTGAAGTTCAGTTCAAAGTTGCAGATAAGTTGATTAATGATGTATCGACGGATCAGGTCGTCTTGCGTAAGTTGAATACCTTTCGTAAGTGGTAAACGGTTATCTGCAATAGCCGTATAGTAGTTATCAATATTCTTTTGGTTCTGGCAATAAGTGTCACCAAAAAAACTAATTGATGAAACGCCAAAAGCAAATAGATCGCACTCTGCACGAGTTGCGTAGCCCTGGAAATTTCTATTCAAACTGCCATGTTGTTGCGCAAGCGTTAGTTCATCGTCAGGTTTAGCAAAATGATCCATACCAATATACACGTAGCCTGCCTCAAGAAGTCTTTCTATCGTGGCGTGAAGGATTTTTAATTTTTCCTGAGGTTCTGGCAGATACTGTGCGTCGATTTGTTTCTGCGTTTTAAAAAGGTGAGGCATATGGGCGTAGTTAAATACAGATAGCCTGTCTGGCGATATATGTATGACTTTATCGAGCGTTGCTAAAAAAGAATCCTTAGTCTGGTGGGGGAGGCCATAAATAAGGTCCAGGCTAAACGATTTAAAGTTGTTTGCCCTAATCGCATCGGCGAGATCCCGAACTTCTGATTCTGAGTTAAAGCGATTTACGGCTTTTTGTACCGTTGGATCAAAATCCTGTACACCCATACTTATGCGGTTGAATCCAAGGTTGCGAAGATATGCAACTCGCTCAGGGGTTACACCGTGGGGATGTATTTCTATCGAGTACTCCCCTTGTTCGTCATCGGCGAGGGTGAAAATATCACGAGTGACTTCCATTAACCGGGCCATTTGCTGGTCGTTAATGTAGGTTGGTGTTCCACCTCCCCAGTGGAGTTGTTCTACTACGCGTCGAGTATCTATATAGTCTGCCTGCAGCATCATTTCTTTATGAAGTGCTTTCAAATACGGTGTTGCACGCTCTTTGTTGGCTGTGACAATTTTGTTGCAACCACAGTAGTAACAAACCGTGTCACAAAAAGGGATGTGGAAATAGAGCGACAATGGTTGTTTGGTTTTATTGCTTCTAGATACGGCCTCAAGCCACTTGTTTTCGTCAAAGTCTTCCGAAAACTGGGGCGCGGTTGGATACGATGTGTATCTGGGGCCAGACAAGTTATATTTTTTAATTAACTCAGCATTCCACAGATTTTGTAGGGTGTTTGAGTGTATAGTCATTGAATATTCATTTCTGTTAGTTAGATTCTTTTGCAAGTTTAGAGAGCACCTATATTAACTCGATTGATGCAGGTCAATCCGCTAGGTTTTATGTCTCGTTTAGTTATAATGGGCGGCCATTTTGGTTCAAATGAGTATTATCTATGAATAGCATGCTTACTCAAGATTTAGCACAAGCTATGAAAACCGGTATGAGACGGTTGGCGTCAGGCGTGTCAATTATCGCTTCTCGTGGAAGTGATGGGCGAAAGTGTGCCATGACGGCTAGTTCGGTGACATCTCTATCTGATACGCCAGCATCTTTATTGGTTTGCATTCATAAAGATGCTCGAATTAATAGTGTTATAGCGGAATCCAACTTTTTTTCAGTAAACGTTCTGCACGAAAGCCAGCAACAAATCTCCCAGGTTTGTGCTTCGTCGGAAGACAGTGACAAGCGATTCTCTGTTGGTGATTGGCATACTGCGCCGGAGTCAGGGTTGCCATATCTCGCCGATGCTGAGTCTGTATTTATTTGTTCGTTATCAGCTAAACATGTCTACGGTACTCATAACATCTATATTGGCGATATATGTGGTGTGCAGGTTACTGATCGTGAAGCCGCACCATTACTTTATCTTGATGGTGGTTATTGCGGTGTTAAAAAGAGCGTCTAATCCTAATGTTGTGTTGGATGTATATGAGGGAGCCTATTTGGGGATGGGGATATAGGGAGTTTTATAGTAAAGCAGGTTCCTTCTCCTGCTTTTGATTCAACCTGAATCGTTCCTTGATGATGCTCTGTAATAATAAAATACGAAACAGATAAACCTAATCCAGTGCCTTTGCCTACATCCTTTGTTGTATAGAAAGGCTCAAAAATATGCTTTTGCACGGGTTCAGGAATACCTGGCCCATTATCAGAAACCTCCAGTATCACTGTATTGTTCTGTGTTGAAAGATTGATTCGAATAACTGGTTCGAGTGGTGGACCATATTCGTTTGATTGAAATGACTGGGCGGCATTGGATAGCAGGTTGAGCAACACCTGTTGGATTTCGCTGGATGAGCAGACTACTAGGGGAAGGTCCTTCTGGGCATTCAGCTCAACGCGGGGGATTTCTACGCCCTCTGCGGTTTCAAGTTCAAAGTTGTTTTGTGCCAGTTGTAATGAATGCTCTACCAGATGGAGGAGGTTGGTTGCTACGTGGGTGCTATTGTTGTTTCTGGAAAACTCCAGCATGTTGGTAACGATTTGGGCGGCTCTATCACCGGCTTCCCGAATTTTTTCCAGGAAGCCAAATATTCCGCGAGCTTCGAGATAGGCTTGCAATTTGGGTAGCTCAATACCCAGTTCGTCAGCAATTCGTTTGTTCGCTTCCAATTCAAGAGATGTTCTGCGAAATATATTTTGTACATTATTCAGAACACCCGATAGCGGGTTGTTGATCTCGTGGGCAAGGCCAGCTGCAAGCTCCCCAAGACTTCGCATTTTTTCATTTTGGATCATCATACTTTCGACGCGCACACGCTTGGTTACATCCTCCGCCAGAATTACTGCTCCGGCGATGTCGACAGCGTTTAATGGAAATAAAGTGATGTCGATAAATGTGGCATTGGAGCCTTGTCCTTCCTGGACGTTTTCCTTATGGAAGGGGAGGCCGCTGGAAAATATGGATTCAATGGTTTCCACATCTATGGGTAGATTGGGGTAAACCTGATTCACATGAGCGCCAAGCGCTTCCTCTGCCGGGAGGCCAGTTGCTTTTTCTGCTGCGTTATTCCAGTGGGTGACATAACCATCGGGGGTGATTCCCACAAGAACATAGGGCATGGAGTTGACGATACACTGCATATATTCTTGCGTTTCGCGCAAGAGTTCTTCGGTAGCTTCATGCCTGGCTATTTCCCGGTAAAGCTGCTGTTTCGTTTTCGCCAGGATTTGGGGTTGTGGGTTATTGCTGCCAGGCTTTTTTTCCAGCTCCCTGTTACGTTTGGATAAAAGCATGATGATTCCTGCTTGAAGCACAATCAGAATCAACGCACAGATCAGTAGAGTGTATGCCATTCCTTCTCGGATGAATGGGTCAGCATGCGAGGGCGAGGGATACAGGAAAAAAGGCAGGCTAATCCCCAACCATGCGAAGACGGGGGATGAAGCATTGGTTGATACCGTTTTTCGTTTTGAGTAGCGCATATTCTTGTTTGTGTTCGCAACTGACACCTAGTGTATAACTCTATAAGGGGTTGAGGCCATAGCTTTATTCTGTTCACGAAACTGGTTAGGTTTAAAAATTCAGTTTGGTCCTCTGTGAGGCTCATAGGGGTATGTGCATTGGGGGGGGGTAAAAATCGGTGTTCAACTTTGGTCAAACATAGACAAAAAATCTAAAAAGCCAAACATGCAGTTTTTGACTACTTAAAGAACAAAACCTGGATCAGTGAATTGTTCGTCGTAAGAGACTGTTCTTTTAATTTTTCAGTTTTAATTACCTCATAAAGGTTTTTTAAGGCTTTTCTAAGCTTAAATAGATGGGCTTCAGCTTTTTATGTCGGTCGAGTTTTAGATTTTTAAAATGCATCCTTGTCGACTATTACATTGGCCTAGATGGCTAAGAAAAAGACATATGTCAACATCACAAATTTTCGTGATTAATTTTTTTGTTTCGTCTAAATCAATGGTCCTCTCTCCATGAGATCTTAAGTAAGGGGGCCATGAAAATGCAATTTTTAACCCCCGTCTCCTCGCTTTGACTTAACCCAAATTTCACCCCATTCATCTATCATCCCGCCACTGAATTTACACGCCAGCGTAAGACACGAAACACTGCACAGCACTTATGCAAGTGCCCGATAAAACATCTATGCACAGAAGAACGTTTTTAAAATCCATTGCGGGATTAAGCTTTGTCTCCGCTTTCCCTGCATGCCACTTGGCGTTATCCGGCAACACAAGACGATACCAATGGCAAGCGAGTCCTTCGTTACCCAACGCTATGCAGGAAATGTATCCCGCGCTATTTGAAAATCACATTTGCGTAGCGGGTGCTCTTGAAGTTGCCAGAGATGGAGTAGGAACCATGGGGCCGCTCAGCGCATCGTCGCATATGCATGTTTTTGATCCTCGCAGTGCTCAATGGACATCCGGCCCAGAGCTCCCCAGCGCACGGCATCATTTAGGCCTTGCGGCAACAGGCTCGAACTTATTTGGGGTAGGCGGCTTTGCCGCAGATGCTAGCAACGCATGGCAAATCAAAGCGGACTGTTTTGTACTGGATTCCCTTTCTGGGGATTGGCTTTCTCATACACCATTACCACAAGCTCAAGGCGAATCGGTTTATGCCGCGTATGAAAACAAGGTTCATGTTATTGGTGGGCGTGCAATTAAAAACGGGAAGCTGCAGGATACTTCAAGCCATTGGGTATTGGATGGAGACAGATGGTACCAAGCAGCACCACTTAAGTTAGCGAGGAACTCTGCTGCCAGTTGCGTTGTTAATGGGCAAATATATGTTGCAGGAGGGCGATTAGATGGCGCTGAACCCAAAAACCAGAGTTTGTTCGAGTGTTATAACCCCAAAACGGATTCGTGGGAGACCTTACCCCCAATGCCCATTCCCAGCGCAGGATTAGCTTGCGCGGCCTATAACGACGACTTATTTGTATTCGGCGGGGAGTACTATCGTTATGACATGGACGATAATAATGAACCCAAGCTTGTTAGCAAAACTTACGGCGAGCTATGGCTCTATTCACTTAAAACACAGCAATGGCAACGTTTGAATGACCATGGCACACCTTCACCTCGGCATGGCCACGGTGCGGTTTTTGTCGATGGCAAGCTCTATGTTCTTGGCGGTTCAACGGATATCTGGGGGAAAGCCACAACAGCAAAGATGTTTGAATTACCTTTGACGTAGATCCCCCATAATTCGTTCTGTCTAATCAGTCAGTTATTCGGGAGACTCTTAATTGGGGATGATCTTATTCGGGGCGCTTTGCCAAATTCGTATCCCTGAGTCCGAACCAACCGCCAAAAATGTGTTTCCACCTGCGTCAACCACGCCAACAATGTTGCTAATAAGCTCTCCACCTACGGGAGCTGTTGCGATAACTTCGACGGGATTCATACTATGCAGTGCAATGGTATCTCGAGTGGGGTTGACCAGCACCATTTCAAACTCGCCCTTGGGGGTGTGGAACCCCAAGCCTCTGCCAAGATTGCGTGAGTGCATTGCATGTGAGGTATATTGCGTCCAGTTCGCTTGAGCAATTTCAAGGGTGGTGTCCTTCATTTCATAGCGTTCCACGTCCCCTGGCCCATGAGGCATGGAAACAACGCCAATAGAATTGCTTTTTGTATCTGCAGAAATAACATGCCGCCATCGGTT includes:
- a CDS encoding Kelch repeat-containing protein, which translates into the protein MHRRTFLKSIAGLSFVSAFPACHLALSGNTRRYQWQASPSLPNAMQEMYPALFENHICVAGALEVARDGVGTMGPLSASSHMHVFDPRSAQWTSGPELPSARHHLGLAATGSNLFGVGGFAADASNAWQIKADCFVLDSLSGDWLSHTPLPQAQGESVYAAYENKVHVIGGRAIKNGKLQDTSSHWVLDGDRWYQAAPLKLARNSAASCVVNGQIYVAGGRLDGAEPKNQSLFECYNPKTDSWETLPPMPIPSAGLACAAYNDDLFVFGGEYYRYDMDDNNEPKLVSKTYGELWLYSLKTQQWQRLNDHGTPSPRHGHGAVFVDGKLYVLGGSTDIWGKATTAKMFELPLT
- a CDS encoding ketoacyl-ACP synthase III — protein: MKTSSGSKITGIGAFLPKSIVTTEELMHEAQSRKFGVSESFLSRASGIKQRRFSDPNQSYGYLAIQAARDAIIDARINPLDIDLILFCGIDRDKPEPSTAHEVQAELGAWNAACLDVSNACIGMLSGYSVAHAYINSGMAENILICTGEKPSQLSIDAIRQLRKSNDKSLFRKLLGAFTVGDGGGAFVVSKSTDDTGCKYIHFKADGKFRNLCYYRHTPEGIDFEMRMEEISGAMVENHQEMIGETYKKIGWKSEEIDHAYFHQVGERPHKQMIKLTNLASERVSRSYHLFGNLTSATHAVNMCFDRPKKGDKVLVLGAGSGASMCQAAFQF
- the folD gene encoding bifunctional methylenetetrahydrofolate dehydrogenase/methenyltetrahydrofolate cyclohydrolase FolD yields the protein MSALILDGKALAKKTEEELSQRVAKIKEKSGSTPILATILVGGDPASATYVKMKGNACERIGMESLKVELAESTTTEELLQKIQELNDNPNVHGILLQHPVPSQIDERACFDAIALDKDVDGVTCLGFGRMAMGEEAYGCATPKGIMRLLEAYNIELEGKHAVVVGRSPILGKPMAAMLLNANATVTICHSRTKDLANYIRQADIVVGAVGRPEFIKADWIKEGAVVVDAGYHPGGVGDIELGPLADKASALTPVPGGVGPMTINTLIYQSVDSGEKKLV
- a CDS encoding two-component system sensor histidine kinase NtrB; this translates as MRYSKRKTVSTNASSPVFAWLGISLPFFLYPSPSHADPFIREGMAYTLLICALILIVLQAGIIMLLSKRNRELEKKPGSNNPQPQILAKTKQQLYREIARHEATEELLRETQEYMQCIVNSMPYVLVGITPDGYVTHWNNAAEKATGLPAEEALGAHVNQVYPNLPIDVETIESIFSSGLPFHKENVQEGQGSNATFIDITLFPLNAVDIAGAVILAEDVTKRVRVESMMIQNEKMRSLGELAAGLAHEINNPLSGVLNNVQNIFRRTSLELEANKRIADELGIELPKLQAYLEARGIFGFLEKIREAGDRAAQIVTNMLEFSRNNNSTHVATNLLHLVEHSLQLAQNNFELETAEGVEIPRVELNAQKDLPLVVCSSSEIQQVLLNLLSNAAQSFQSNEYGPPLEPVIRINLSTQNNTVILEVSDNGPGIPEPVQKHIFEPFYTTKDVGKGTGLGLSVSYFIITEHHQGTIQVESKAGEGTCFTIKLPISPSPNRLPHIHPTQH
- the hemN gene encoding oxygen-independent coproporphyrinogen III oxidase, encoding MTIHSNTLQNLWNAELIKKYNLSGPRYTSYPTAPQFSEDFDENKWLEAVSRSNKTKQPLSLYFHIPFCDTVCYYCGCNKIVTANKERATPYLKALHKEMMLQADYIDTRRVVEQLHWGGGTPTYINDQQMARLMEVTRDIFTLADDEQGEYSIEIHPHGVTPERVAYLRNLGFNRISMGVQDFDPTVQKAVNRFNSESEVRDLADAIRANNFKSFSLDLIYGLPHQTKDSFLATLDKVIHISPDRLSVFNYAHMPHLFKTQKQIDAQYLPEPQEKLKILHATIERLLEAGYVYIGMDHFAKPDDELTLAQQHGSLNRNFQGYATRAECDLFAFGVSSISFFGDTYCQNQKNIDNYYTAIADNRLPLTKGIQLTQDDLIRRYIINQLICNFELNFKKVETHFNIQFAEYFQSELTALKSLEEDGLLILDKNGIRVELSGRLLIRHICMTFDAYIDNTTTTSQPKYSRIL
- a CDS encoding tetratricopeptide repeat protein; this encodes MPILLISIFIQVCFIVHIVKTGRSTTWIWIVLMLPLAGAIAYVFLEVLPDISNSRVGRNANRKLQSAINPNKDIKHAASNYASSDTVETSMRLAEACLDRKMYEEAKKLFKKSLSGAYSDDPNLMFGLAKAEFGLGNFEQVKLVLDELIKSNPDYKNAEAHLLYARSLERLGEVDSALHEYEVLYTYYPGPDAAFYFSMFLRCQGQSERADQLLREILSKAENRHFSNRHADIIRQVKNELNGK
- a CDS encoding helix-turn-helix domain-containing protein, which encodes MKKASPFFLAFFTGLFCANILEILVFFNLHNTSGSLPFLKTYYFLLVLTFNGYFLLTLETANYLNKLILRIVGTLFSLVTVSIYWPDFAIVGVKSLGYSLTREPGKGYWVIQLGLLLPLVLSFLIGYFSWQRNNDQLLRRKSLSLLVAGLPIIVSILAIVLLMAVGIKVNATGIFSLFVCASLWFLIYIETRENQYKFMYWLPKSPQKEFMKSFAEQISNPSGNMKEITRLVEAEIIRETLLRTEGNRQKAADLLGISITTLGRKIQHKQEET
- a CDS encoding flavin reductase family protein, whose protein sequence is MNSMLTQDLAQAMKTGMRRLASGVSIIASRGSDGRKCAMTASSVTSLSDTPASLLVCIHKDARINSVIAESNFFSVNVLHESQQQISQVCASSEDSDKRFSVGDWHTAPESGLPYLADAESVFICSLSAKHVYGTHNIYIGDICGVQVTDREAAPLLYLDGGYCGVKKSV